In one Myxococcaceae bacterium JPH2 genomic region, the following are encoded:
- a CDS encoding inorganic pyrophosphatase: MKKNPQQSSYQLHPWHGVTPGSEAPEVVTAYIEIVPTDAVKYELDKESGILKLDRPQRFSSQCPSLYGFIPQTYCDELVAKRCAERTGLKDVHGDRDPIDICVLTEKVVSTGNLLVRAVPVGGFRMVDGNEADDKIIAVLESDLVYGELQHIAQLPRPLLDRLKHYFLTYKQLPGEGKRSVDIAEVYDRPEALEVIKRSMKDYDRVFGNPKPAPVTQRRASPPPASARRKKGGK, translated from the coding sequence ATGAAGAAGAACCCGCAGCAGAGCAGCTATCAGTTGCATCCCTGGCACGGCGTCACGCCGGGCAGCGAAGCCCCCGAGGTCGTCACCGCGTACATCGAGATCGTCCCGACGGACGCGGTGAAGTACGAGCTGGACAAGGAGTCCGGCATCCTCAAATTGGACCGGCCGCAGCGCTTCAGCAGCCAGTGCCCCTCGCTCTACGGTTTCATTCCGCAGACGTACTGCGACGAACTGGTGGCGAAGCGCTGTGCCGAGCGCACGGGCCTGAAGGACGTGCACGGCGACCGCGACCCCATCGACATCTGCGTGCTGACGGAGAAGGTCGTCTCCACCGGCAACCTGCTGGTGCGCGCGGTGCCCGTGGGCGGCTTCCGGATGGTCGACGGCAACGAGGCCGACGACAAGATCATCGCGGTGCTGGAGTCAGACCTGGTGTACGGCGAGCTGCAGCACATCGCGCAGCTCCCGCGCCCGCTGCTGGATCGCCTCAAGCACTACTTCCTCACCTACAAGCAGCTGCCGGGTGAGGGAAAGCGCAGCGTCGACATCGCGGAGGTCTATGACCGCCCCGAGGCGCTGGAGGTCATCAAGCGCAGCATGAAGGACTACGATCGCGTCTTCGGCAACCCGAAGCCCGCGCCCGTCACCCAGCGGCGCGCGAGTCCTCCGCCCGCTTCCGCTCGGCGCAAGAAGGGCGGCAAGTAG
- a CDS encoding nicotinamidase: MALLPMPRFHEDARVSQLYLERAAEVAEEARRYAAEHRIRPAREDTLRIAAFGIDAQVAFCTPGASLFVPGAVEDTQRTLRWLHGHLDRLTALVFSLDTHRAFQIFHPAWWRDARGLPPPPLTVITADAVRAGVWTATRHPEESLAYCERLEASGRYVLTIWPYHALLGGQSHGLVPAMYEASLFHALVRDTPTHFELKGEHPLTENYSVLAPEVTEVRGQKVGEFNTRLFEHLMSFDRVYVFGQAKSHCVLSTLRDLQQHIERTAPSKMGRIHILEDAMSPVPAPPLEPLPPALDFPRVADAAVRDFARAGMRVVRTTDPLDV; this comes from the coding sequence ATGGCCCTGCTTCCCATGCCCCGGTTTCACGAGGACGCGCGCGTCAGCCAGCTCTACCTGGAGCGCGCCGCCGAGGTCGCCGAGGAGGCTCGGCGTTACGCGGCCGAGCACCGCATCCGGCCCGCGCGCGAAGACACATTGCGCATCGCCGCGTTCGGTATCGACGCGCAGGTGGCGTTCTGCACCCCGGGCGCGAGCCTCTTCGTTCCCGGCGCCGTCGAGGACACGCAGCGGACGCTGCGGTGGTTGCATGGCCATTTGGATCGACTCACGGCGCTGGTGTTCTCGCTCGACACGCATCGCGCCTTCCAAATCTTCCATCCCGCGTGGTGGCGCGATGCCCGAGGGCTTCCGCCACCGCCGTTGACGGTCATCACCGCGGACGCGGTGCGCGCGGGTGTCTGGACCGCCACGCGTCACCCCGAGGAGAGCCTCGCGTACTGCGAGCGGCTGGAGGCCAGCGGCCGGTACGTCCTCACCATCTGGCCGTATCACGCGCTCTTGGGTGGGCAGAGCCACGGGCTCGTTCCCGCGATGTATGAGGCGAGCCTCTTCCATGCCCTCGTGCGCGACACGCCCACGCACTTCGAGCTGAAGGGCGAGCATCCGCTCACGGAGAACTACTCCGTGCTGGCGCCTGAGGTGACGGAGGTGCGCGGCCAGAAGGTCGGCGAGTTCAACACGCGCCTCTTCGAGCACTTGATGTCGTTCGATCGCGTCTACGTCTTCGGGCAGGCCAAGTCCCACTGCGTGCTCTCCACGCTGCGGGACCTGCAGCAGCACATCGAGCGCACGGCCCCCTCGAAGATGGGGCGCATCCACATCCTCGAGGACGCGATGAGTCCGGTGCCCGCGCCGCCGCTGGAGCCGCTGCCGCCCGCGCTCGACTTCCCGCGCGTGGCGGACGCGGCGGTGCGTGACTTCGCTCGGGCGGGCATGCGCGTGGTGCGCACCACGGATCCGCTGGACGTCTGA
- a CDS encoding MmcQ/YjbR family DNA-binding protein, translating into MPADKDTQTQKIEATLREHAMSHAGAHEDFPWGHRAIKVKDKTFLFMSVDGAKLSLSVKLPESGGAALMLPFTQPTDYGLGKSGWVTARFDAGAQAPVSVLKAWIDESYQAIAPKKLSAKAGRGSPPSRATRVKAAAKKAVASVKKVAKKAVAKVRGATKKASPPKKVSAPKRPARKATPARGKRQAAPTTRRARRS; encoded by the coding sequence ATGCCCGCGGATAAAGACACCCAGACTCAGAAGATCGAAGCCACCCTGCGCGAACACGCGATGAGCCATGCCGGCGCCCACGAGGACTTTCCGTGGGGTCATCGCGCCATCAAGGTGAAGGACAAGACGTTCCTCTTCATGAGCGTGGACGGCGCGAAGCTGAGCCTGTCCGTCAAGCTGCCCGAGTCCGGCGGCGCGGCGCTGATGCTGCCCTTCACGCAGCCCACGGACTACGGCCTGGGCAAGAGCGGCTGGGTGACGGCGCGCTTCGACGCCGGCGCGCAGGCGCCCGTGTCCGTGCTCAAGGCGTGGATTGACGAGAGCTATCAGGCCATCGCGCCCAAGAAGCTGTCCGCGAAGGCAGGCCGTGGGAGCCCCCCGAGCCGCGCCACCCGCGTGAAGGCCGCCGCGAAGAAGGCCGTGGCGAGCGTGAAGAAGGTCGCGAAGAAGGCCGTGGCCAAGGTGCGCGGCGCGACGAAGAAGGCCAGCCCGCCCAAGAAGGTGAGCGCGCCCAAGCGCCCCGCGCGCAAGGCCACTCCGGCTCGGGGCAAGCGTCAGGCCGCGCCCACGACGCGCCGCGCCCGCCGCTCGTAG
- a CDS encoding energy transducer TonB produces the protein MMPAPMRRLLLPLGLSLGAHVALGWALARRPPSVPSWATTHAGPVAPGWLAVEIRSPVAPRATTPPAPATAHAAPRRTPTSPAQAVPRAGPTAHEPPRPAPPTSPAMAQDTPRAAPRLDSDIPRANPPRLDLSVPSRQAPHPDPQLLVVSQNVERGTGGSGPVMELDAGVPPPGAQRVVEDLVAESMGRGRVERGLVDPYFQTLGKTLMKAWDADRAVSRQGLKGFLAEQRDNSRAFGQMWMAHAAAYGATGAPVDGKTLAAAGRHASGEPMHPNLDVDRELRAQWEARFRDIRSAVIRVEQNAEGELLDVRLVSPSHAPEVDREAVKDVRAAARMLPPPPPEALHGRSRIISLWQFELVISISPPVPSFSFEFDEALGFVDPRMPLDRRIYKHVRLLEVR, from the coding sequence ATGATGCCGGCGCCTATGCGACGCCTGCTTCTGCCGCTTGGACTGAGCCTCGGGGCGCACGTGGCGCTCGGCTGGGCGCTCGCGCGGCGCCCCCCGTCCGTGCCCTCGTGGGCCACGACTCACGCGGGCCCTGTCGCCCCTGGATGGCTCGCGGTGGAGATCCGCTCCCCCGTCGCACCGCGAGCCACCACACCGCCCGCCCCCGCCACGGCCCACGCAGCGCCGCGCCGCACACCAACCTCACCCGCCCAAGCCGTGCCACGCGCCGGGCCGACCGCGCACGAGCCCCCGCGCCCTGCCCCACCGACCTCGCCCGCCATGGCCCAGGACACACCCCGCGCCGCGCCGCGCCTGGACAGCGACATTCCCCGAGCGAATCCCCCGCGCCTGGACCTGAGCGTCCCCTCCAGGCAAGCGCCTCACCCCGACCCGCAGCTGCTCGTCGTGAGTCAGAACGTGGAGCGCGGCACGGGCGGTTCGGGGCCCGTGATGGAGCTGGATGCGGGCGTCCCTCCTCCAGGCGCGCAGCGCGTGGTCGAGGACCTGGTCGCGGAGAGCATGGGGCGCGGTCGGGTGGAGCGCGGGCTCGTGGACCCGTACTTCCAAACGCTGGGCAAGACCTTGATGAAGGCCTGGGATGCGGACCGCGCGGTGTCACGACAAGGCCTCAAGGGGTTCCTCGCGGAGCAGCGAGACAACTCGCGGGCCTTTGGCCAGATGTGGATGGCTCACGCCGCGGCCTACGGTGCGACGGGCGCTCCCGTTGACGGGAAGACACTCGCCGCAGCGGGACGCCATGCCTCCGGCGAGCCCATGCATCCCAACCTGGACGTGGATCGCGAGCTTCGCGCACAGTGGGAAGCGCGGTTCCGAGACATCCGGTCCGCCGTCATCCGCGTGGAGCAGAACGCGGAGGGCGAGTTGCTCGACGTGCGGCTCGTCTCCCCAAGTCACGCGCCCGAAGTGGACCGCGAGGCGGTGAAGGATGTGCGCGCCGCCGCGCGGATGCTGCCTCCGCCTCCCCCCGAAGCCCTCCATGGCCGTAGCCGCATCATCAGCCTCTGGCAGTTCGAACTGGTCATCTCCATCAGCCCGCCAGTACCGTCGTTCAGCTTCGAGTTCGACGAGGCCCTCGGCTTCGTCGACCCGCGCATGCCCCTGGACCGCCGCATCTACAAACACGTCCGCTTGCTGGAAGTCCGCTGA
- a CDS encoding 1-acyl-sn-glycerol-3-phosphate acyltransferase, with the protein MIRALLQTAFAGTSAVGLTGVFSVVVSAHSLRDDPASADAALHTWGKAVLASAGVRHEAHGLEHIPREGNVIFVCNHQSHYDAPLNFAYVRKHTRYVAKEELFRIPVFGPAMRIAGNIPVRRTGGEEDRARLADAVTAVRERVSVLFFAEGTRSPDGELKPFKKGAATLAIQAGVPVVPMAVSGTRLILPKGSKAVRWGQRVALVVGEPISTQGLTMDNRDALTRRLEGAVAQLYAEARERSGDVS; encoded by the coding sequence GTGATTCGCGCTCTCCTCCAGACGGCTTTCGCTGGGACGTCCGCGGTGGGACTCACCGGCGTGTTCTCCGTGGTCGTCTCCGCGCACTCGCTGCGCGACGACCCCGCGTCCGCGGACGCGGCGCTTCATACCTGGGGCAAGGCGGTGCTCGCCTCGGCGGGCGTGCGCCACGAGGCCCACGGGCTGGAGCACATCCCGCGCGAGGGCAACGTCATCTTCGTGTGCAATCACCAGTCGCACTACGACGCGCCCCTCAACTTTGCCTACGTCCGCAAGCACACGCGCTACGTGGCCAAGGAGGAGCTGTTCCGCATCCCCGTGTTTGGGCCGGCCATGCGCATCGCGGGAAACATCCCGGTGCGGCGCACGGGAGGCGAGGAGGACCGCGCTCGGCTGGCTGACGCGGTGACGGCCGTGCGAGAGCGCGTCAGCGTGCTGTTTTTCGCGGAGGGCACGCGCAGTCCGGACGGGGAGTTGAAGCCGTTCAAGAAGGGCGCGGCGACGTTGGCCATCCAAGCCGGCGTGCCCGTGGTGCCCATGGCGGTGTCGGGGACGCGGCTCATCCTTCCCAAGGGGAGCAAAGCCGTGCGGTGGGGCCAGCGCGTGGCGCTGGTGGTGGGCGAGCCCATCTCCACCCAGGGGCTCACGATGGACAACCGCGACGCGCTCACCCGGCGCCTGGAGGGCGCGGTCGCACAGCTCTACGCCGAGGCGCGCGAGCGCTCGGGAGACGTCTCATGA
- a CDS encoding YkgJ family cysteine cluster protein, whose amino-acid sequence MWKQDWDEDDGEPPPGGSRAWDRALREVRAVYRQADAAYAPFSCPASGECCQLSRTQRQPWLWAPEWKLLTTGRELPPPRADGGCPFLDAAGLRCTVYADRPFGCRTFFCERIRGPARQPAEAVAAMLERLERVSRRMEPALTGPRPILEWYSRTQTQAP is encoded by the coding sequence ATGTGGAAGCAAGACTGGGACGAGGATGATGGCGAGCCGCCCCCCGGCGGGTCACGGGCGTGGGACCGCGCGCTGCGCGAGGTCCGCGCCGTGTACCGGCAGGCGGATGCGGCCTATGCCCCGTTCTCGTGTCCGGCCAGCGGCGAGTGCTGTCAGCTCTCACGCACCCAGCGGCAACCCTGGCTGTGGGCGCCCGAGTGGAAGCTGCTGACGACGGGCCGCGAGCTTCCGCCTCCCCGCGCCGATGGTGGCTGTCCCTTCCTGGATGCGGCGGGCCTTCGCTGCACGGTGTACGCGGACCGTCCCTTCGGCTGTCGCACGTTCTTCTGTGAGCGCATCCGGGGCCCCGCGCGGCAGCCCGCGGAGGCCGTGGCCGCGATGCTGGAGCGGCTGGAGCGGGTGTCCCGACGCATGGAGCCCGCGCTCACCGGACCGCGTCCCATTCTCGAGTGGTATTCGCGAACCCAGACCCAGGCGCCCTGA
- a CDS encoding nicotinate phosphoribosyltransferase: MATSLLATDGYKFSMAEAGWPLRQETFYYAHRKGGLQVMPLDVEAFVRDLLPSPVPEDYEYLARYDYEMGVGFKAAILRRERLKVRAIPRGALFYPREPIFTLTGPSALVSWVEPLLLQLNYRIQVATQALTDREGLSRALSVVTCEEQKRIALETLDAVGVKPVSITVDAEGYSRRVRALVKELVDVVEDPARIFEVGLRAATCMEQHELALRACKDAGVQRTSNVALASKLGMIPVGTMGHEHVQRYGSDEVAFRAIRERRPQRSSYLLDTFDTLTSGVPAAFKLISEDPGAGDSIRFDSGNKKLQYLYAVTRARDLGIRPVNILEDGLDAQATREFEELRRQVGWEPSAQFYGYGGHIVAKAMGCPFTRDRVAAIYKLSRTGSTPVMKFGNELAEGKQSIPGAPVLLRRRSGSGPIGLVAQEGEEVPEGYFPLMEAAPETPSLVGSQSIAPEDARVGYSPVTQALVQELTRRHFPHGR, encoded by the coding sequence ATGGCGACATCGCTGCTCGCGACGGATGGCTACAAGTTCAGCATGGCGGAGGCTGGCTGGCCGCTTCGCCAGGAGACCTTCTATTACGCGCACCGCAAGGGCGGGCTCCAGGTCATGCCGCTGGACGTGGAGGCGTTCGTTCGGGACCTCCTTCCCTCGCCCGTGCCCGAAGACTACGAGTACCTCGCTCGCTACGACTACGAGATGGGCGTGGGCTTCAAGGCCGCCATCCTCCGGCGCGAGCGGCTCAAGGTCCGCGCCATTCCGCGCGGCGCGCTCTTCTATCCGCGCGAGCCCATCTTCACCCTGACAGGCCCTTCGGCCCTGGTGTCTTGGGTAGAGCCGTTGCTGTTGCAACTCAACTACCGCATTCAGGTGGCCACCCAGGCGCTGACGGATCGCGAGGGGCTCTCTCGCGCGCTGTCGGTCGTCACCTGCGAGGAGCAGAAGCGCATCGCGTTGGAGACGCTCGACGCGGTGGGCGTCAAGCCGGTTTCCATCACCGTGGACGCCGAGGGCTACTCCCGCCGGGTGCGTGCGCTGGTGAAGGAGCTGGTGGACGTGGTGGAGGACCCGGCGCGCATCTTCGAGGTGGGCCTGCGCGCGGCCACGTGCATGGAGCAGCATGAGCTGGCGCTCCGCGCGTGCAAGGACGCGGGGGTGCAGCGCACGAGCAACGTGGCGCTGGCCAGCAAGCTGGGGATGATTCCCGTGGGCACCATGGGCCACGAGCACGTGCAGCGGTATGGCTCGGACGAGGTGGCGTTCCGCGCCATCCGCGAGCGCCGGCCGCAGCGCTCCAGCTATCTGCTGGACACCTTCGACACGCTCACCTCGGGCGTGCCCGCGGCCTTCAAGCTCATCAGCGAGGACCCCGGCGCGGGGGACTCCATCCGCTTCGACTCGGGCAACAAGAAGCTCCAGTACCTCTACGCGGTGACGCGTGCGCGCGACCTGGGCATCCGTCCGGTCAACATCCTGGAAGACGGCCTGGACGCGCAGGCCACGCGCGAGTTCGAGGAGCTGCGGCGTCAGGTGGGCTGGGAGCCCTCGGCGCAGTTCTACGGCTACGGTGGCCACATCGTCGCGAAGGCCATGGGGTGCCCCTTCACGCGCGACCGCGTGGCGGCCATCTACAAGCTGTCGCGCACGGGCAGCACGCCGGTGATGAAGTTCGGCAATGAGCTGGCCGAGGGCAAGCAGAGCATCCCGGGCGCGCCCGTGCTGCTGCGTCGTCGAAGCGGCTCGGGGCCCATCGGGCTGGTGGCGCAGGAAGGGGAGGAGGTGCCGGAGGGCTACTTCCCGCTGATGGAGGCCGCGCCCGAGACGCCGTCGCTGGTGGGTTCGCAGAGCATCGCGCCCGAGGATGCTCGCGTGGGTTACTCCCCCGTGACGCAGGCGCTCGTGCAGGAACTCACGCGCCGCCACTTCCCCCACGGCCGCTGA
- a CDS encoding glycerate kinase: protein MIRPRWLVAPQEFKGTLRAAQAANAMAEGVRSVSPEVVLDIAPLADGGPGTVDALLEGTRGERRRVVVRGPLGTPVEASWALLDDGRTAVVEMAAASGLSLVPTSGRDARNACTHGTGELMRTALDSGCDRLIVGLGGSATTDGGKGALEALGYRFLDAAGRTLRPGGASLVDLSRVDASGRHPALGRVELLVATDVSSPLLGPDGAARLFGPQKGADAAAVEELEAGLARLAAVVGEGPAQRAGAGAAGGLGYGLAALAGGRLVSGYELVARALGLERRVLLADVVLTGEGQFDRQTSLGKGPGALAQLAREHGTQVVLFAGSVRREDGLNPSLFHQVVDLSAAPTTTAPPASILREAAARWAATRLGH, encoded by the coding sequence GTGATTCGTCCCCGCTGGCTCGTCGCCCCGCAGGAATTCAAAGGCACCCTCCGCGCCGCGCAGGCCGCGAACGCAATGGCCGAGGGCGTGCGCTCCGTCTCTCCCGAGGTGGTGTTGGACATCGCGCCGCTGGCGGACGGCGGGCCCGGCACGGTGGACGCGCTGCTGGAGGGCACGCGAGGCGAGCGCCGCCGCGTGGTGGTGCGTGGCCCGCTGGGCACGCCCGTCGAGGCGAGCTGGGCGCTGCTGGATGACGGGCGCACGGCGGTGGTGGAGATGGCCGCGGCCTCGGGACTGTCCCTCGTGCCCACGTCCGGGCGTGACGCGCGCAATGCCTGCACCCATGGGACGGGCGAGCTGATGCGCACCGCGCTGGACTCGGGCTGCGATCGGCTCATCGTCGGACTGGGCGGCAGCGCGACCACCGATGGCGGCAAGGGCGCGTTGGAGGCGCTGGGCTATCGCTTCCTGGACGCAGCGGGGCGAACGCTGAGACCCGGCGGAGCGTCGCTGGTGGACCTGTCGAGGGTGGATGCCTCGGGGCGACATCCGGCGCTCGGGCGAGTGGAGCTGCTCGTGGCCACGGACGTGAGTTCACCGCTTCTGGGGCCCGATGGTGCCGCGCGGCTGTTCGGGCCGCAGAAGGGCGCGGACGCGGCGGCCGTGGAGGAGCTGGAGGCAGGGCTCGCGAGGCTCGCCGCGGTCGTCGGGGAAGGCCCTGCGCAGCGCGCGGGCGCGGGCGCGGCGGGTGGCCTGGGCTACGGGCTGGCAGCGCTGGCGGGAGGGCGGCTGGTGTCCGGCTATGAGCTGGTCGCGCGAGCGTTGGGCCTGGAGCGACGCGTGCTGCTCGCGGACGTGGTGCTGACGGGCGAAGGGCAGTTCGATCGGCAGACCTCCTTGGGCAAGGGCCCTGGAGCCCTGGCGCAGCTCGCGCGCGAGCACGGCACGCAGGTGGTGCTCTTCGCGGGCTCCGTGCGACGCGAGGACGGACTCAACCCGTCCCTGTTCCACCAGGTCGTGGACCTGTCCGCCGCGCCCACGACGACGGCCCCCCCCGCGAGCATCCTGCGCGAGGCAGCCGCGCGCTGGGCCGCGACACGACTCGGGCACTGA
- a CDS encoding chromosome segregation protein SMC has product MSGVGHGHGGSNMGPRMHPRIPALLALALCLTACPKAPPATPVQPVGEEQRLTQEVRALSLESEKLIEEQARLLWVSWTEGRRVDVAGTYAGKEALFSLENLRKIDRLRQLTKDPHELRALTALHSHFAGEHVSHALAELNDLMANLTSSLTLSVDGREVHYRELERLLANERSATKRRALYAAATPALERINQTLRRRELRTEELVREMGFESYEAFGSELRQTDLERLAKLAEEILQATQEPYRVVMERLSQRELGLPFNQITRADIPRLFRAREVEDAFPKGEALLKAHGTVAGMGIDLDAMPNVKIDARDLPRKNRLPLSLPVQVPGDVRMSFKPGMGVLHQAHVLRAFGQTLHAAFTKEPRFELAVLGNPTVGEAYSALFEDLLEDPVWLEEHAGVIGEQRAQYLAASSAHKLFLIRHAAGRLLYQLELHRRVEADPKELYRTIMARTDDMPMSDDDVARYLVDQEDFFESADSFRAWFLAGQLQGQLKARFGPAWWRSADAGTFLKGLWAHGNGLSTREVTQALGEQGIAPDVLLLRLGTTLQVPMKLDLKRIEDLLPPAPGLENFTTPPTPTSPPPTGAKPAPGLENFTAPASTTPGA; this is encoded by the coding sequence TTGAGTGGGGTTGGGCATGGGCACGGCGGAAGTAACATGGGGCCCCGCATGCACCCAAGGATTCCCGCCCTCCTCGCCCTGGCGCTCTGCCTCACCGCGTGTCCCAAGGCCCCTCCCGCGACACCGGTCCAGCCCGTCGGCGAGGAGCAGCGCCTGACCCAGGAGGTCCGGGCACTGTCTCTGGAATCCGAGAAACTCATTGAAGAACAGGCCCGCCTCCTCTGGGTCAGCTGGACCGAGGGGCGGCGCGTGGACGTGGCCGGGACGTACGCGGGCAAGGAGGCGCTGTTCTCGCTGGAGAACCTGCGGAAGATCGATCGCCTGCGCCAGCTCACGAAGGATCCGCATGAGCTGCGCGCGCTGACAGCGCTGCACAGCCACTTCGCTGGCGAGCACGTGTCCCACGCGCTCGCGGAGCTGAACGACCTGATGGCCAACCTGACGTCCTCGCTGACGCTCAGCGTGGACGGGCGCGAAGTGCACTACCGCGAGTTGGAGCGGCTGCTCGCCAACGAGCGCAGCGCGACGAAGCGTCGAGCGCTCTACGCCGCGGCCACGCCCGCGCTGGAGCGAATCAACCAGACGCTGCGCCGGCGCGAGCTGCGCACCGAGGAACTGGTGCGCGAGATGGGCTTCGAGTCCTACGAGGCCTTCGGCAGTGAGCTGCGGCAGACCGACCTGGAGCGGCTCGCGAAGCTCGCCGAGGAGATCCTCCAGGCGACGCAGGAGCCGTACCGCGTGGTGATGGAGCGCCTGAGCCAGCGCGAGCTGGGACTGCCCTTCAACCAGATTACCCGCGCGGACATCCCTCGCTTGTTCCGCGCGCGCGAAGTCGAGGACGCGTTCCCCAAGGGCGAAGCGCTGCTCAAGGCGCATGGCACGGTGGCCGGAATGGGCATCGACCTGGACGCCATGCCCAACGTGAAGATCGACGCGCGTGACCTGCCTCGGAAGAACCGGCTTCCGCTGTCGCTGCCGGTGCAGGTGCCCGGCGACGTGCGGATGTCCTTCAAGCCGGGCATGGGCGTGCTGCATCAAGCGCACGTGCTGCGCGCGTTCGGTCAAACGCTGCACGCGGCCTTCACGAAGGAGCCGCGCTTCGAGCTGGCGGTCCTCGGCAACCCCACCGTGGGCGAGGCGTACTCGGCACTCTTCGAGGACTTGCTGGAAGACCCCGTGTGGCTCGAGGAGCACGCGGGCGTGATTGGCGAGCAGCGCGCGCAGTACCTGGCGGCCTCCAGCGCGCACAAGCTGTTCCTCATCCGTCACGCGGCCGGCCGCCTGCTGTACCAGTTGGAGCTGCACCGGCGCGTGGAGGCGGATCCGAAGGAGCTGTACCGCACCATCATGGCGCGCACCGACGACATGCCCATGAGCGACGACGACGTCGCGCGCTACCTCGTGGACCAGGAGGACTTCTTCGAGTCAGCGGACAGCTTCCGCGCGTGGTTCCTCGCGGGTCAGCTCCAGGGGCAGCTCAAGGCGCGCTTCGGCCCCGCGTGGTGGCGCTCTGCCGACGCGGGCACCTTCCTGAAGGGCCTGTGGGCGCATGGCAATGGCCTGTCCACCCGCGAGGTGACCCAGGCTCTCGGGGAGCAGGGCATCGCGCCGGACGTGCTGCTGCTGCGCCTGGGCACCACGCTCCAGGTGCCCATGAAGCTGGACCTCAAGCGCATCGAGGACCTGCTGCCGCCCGCGCCCGGCCTGGAGAACTTCACCACGCCGCCCACGCCCACCTCACCGCCGCCCACGGGCGCGAAGCCCGCGCCCGGCCTGGAAAACTTCACCGCCCCCGCGAGCACGACACCCGGCGCGTGA
- the genX gene encoding EF-P lysine aminoacylase GenX, with the protein MPNPTQWRAARGRQALYSALRRFFTGQGYLEVDTPLLVPAPGMEPHITVFEAPFVPETDVGRARTLYLHSSPEYAMKRLLADGDSGPLFQICKVFRNGEVSPTHNPEFTLLEFYRPQADYHAIMADLEAALSEAGRAATPGEPGADPSFFARTPYERLTVRDAVLRATGVDLREHPDGRSLKRAAEAVGVRTWDAESFDDVFFHLFLQRVERGLGHERPTFLIEYPASMAALSRLKPGEPQVAERVELYAKGLELANGFSELTDAVEQRARLVEEQELRRRLGRSVYPLDERFLEAVGRMPPSAGIAVGLDRILMLLQGVQRIEDVLLFPAHGFV; encoded by the coding sequence ATGCCCAACCCCACTCAATGGCGGGCTGCTCGGGGCCGCCAGGCCCTCTACTCCGCCCTGCGCCGCTTTTTCACTGGCCAGGGGTACTTGGAAGTGGACACCCCCTTGCTCGTGCCCGCACCTGGCATGGAGCCCCACATCACCGTCTTCGAGGCGCCGTTCGTGCCGGAGACGGACGTGGGCCGCGCCCGGACGCTCTACCTGCACAGCAGCCCCGAGTACGCGATGAAGCGCCTGCTCGCCGATGGGGACAGCGGGCCGCTGTTTCAGATCTGCAAGGTGTTCCGCAACGGAGAGGTGTCTCCGACGCACAACCCCGAGTTCACGCTCCTGGAGTTCTACCGGCCCCAGGCGGACTACCACGCCATCATGGCGGACCTGGAGGCGGCGCTCTCGGAGGCAGGGCGCGCGGCCACGCCGGGCGAGCCGGGGGCCGACCCGTCCTTCTTCGCGCGCACGCCCTACGAGCGGCTCACGGTGCGAGACGCGGTGCTGCGCGCCACGGGCGTGGACCTGCGCGAGCATCCGGATGGGCGCTCGCTGAAGCGGGCGGCCGAAGCGGTGGGCGTCCGCACGTGGGATGCCGAGTCTTTTGACGACGTGTTCTTCCACCTCTTCCTGCAGCGGGTGGAGCGGGGGCTTGGCCACGAGCGGCCCACGTTCCTCATCGAGTACCCCGCCTCGATGGCCGCGCTGTCGCGACTGAAGCCGGGCGAGCCCCAGGTGGCCGAGCGCGTGGAGCTGTACGCGAAGGGGCTGGAGCTGGCGAACGGGTTCTCCGAGCTGACGGACGCGGTGGAGCAGCGCGCGCGGCTGGTGGAGGAGCAGGAGCTGCGCCGGCGGTTGGGGCGCTCGGTGTATCCGTTGGATGAGCGGTTCCTGGAAGCGGTCGGACGCATGCCGCCCTCAGCGGGCATCGCGGTGGGGCTCGACCGAATCCTCATGCTGCTGCAGGGGGTCCAGCGCATCGAGGACGTCCTCTTGTTCCCCGCCCACGGGTTCGTGTGA